The DNA window ATTTCCAAAATAATGATTGATTTTATTTATTTTTTCATTGAGTGTTTTGTCATGGCTTGGAAAACTTAAAATTTCTGATGGCTTTGCCCCAAGAATAACAGGACCTAAAATTTGAACAAGCCATTTTATAAATTCATCATTGCTTTGTTGGAAGCAAATAGGGTTCTTTTCTTTTTGAAGCATTATTACGCCACCTTTCTGATTGATAATAATTATCACTCTCGTTTATAATAACAAATTGATTTTATTTTGTCAATAATAATTATCATTATCATTGACAACTTTAAAAAAAATAGTTAAAATTTAGATATAGTATCTTTGAATAGGATGGTCAGATCGTTTAAGGGAACTAAGAGAACTTAGAATAATTTTCATCAAAAAAATATAATAAAGGAAGTGTAAAGAGGATGTATAGAAAAGTGAAAAGAAGTACCCTTCTATTATTAATACTAATTTTAGCAGGGATGATAATTTTTTCAGCTTGCAGTGCTAATAACATAGAAGAAACAAAGAAAGATGACAAAATAGAAAAAGCAGTTGCTTCAGAAAAATCTGCTTATAGTGAAGAAGAAGGAAAGATTACTGTATATTTATCAGGGTCAGAGCCTATGATAAAAAAATTAGAAGAAGAGTTTGAAGCACAAAGAGGAGATGTATTAGATTTATTACATATGGGTTGTGGCCCACTTCGTCAGAAGGTGTGGACAGAAAAAGAAGCTGGTCAAATTCAAGCAGATGTAGTTTGGGGTTCTGATCCATTAATGTATAGGGTCTTAACAAAGGAAGGGGCTCTTGAGAATTATTTACCAAAAGAATATGACGCAATTAAATCTGAATACAAAATAGGCGATGGCTATTATACTTTGGTAAACGAGAGATATGGTGTGATTATTTATAATAAAGATCATATAGAAAAAGAAAGTATTCCTAAAGCTTTTTCAGATTTAAAGGATAAGAAGTGGGATGGGGTTATGGTGATGGCAGATGCCAATCAATCTTCTACTGCATTAGCATTGACTTCAGCAATTTATCAAATGAGCGGAAATAATTGGGACTATTTAAAAGTGATGCATGAAAATCATTTATTCTTAACAAAGAAAAATGGAGAAGTACCTTCAAAAATTTCAGAAGGAGAATTTGATGTGGGGATTGCACCGCATGATGGGGTGTTAAGGTTACAGAAAAAAGCAAAAAAAGATGGATATGAAACACCTTTAGCATTAGCTTGGCCAGAAGAAGGCGCATTAGCTATCCAAAGACCTATTGCAATTATAAAAAATCAAAAAAGACCTGATAGCAATAAAAAAATAGCTGAAGAATTTGTTGATTTTATCTTATCTAAAAAAGCACAAATGATTACAGCGAATTTTGGATTTGTTAGCGTGAGAAAAGATATACCATTACCTATAGGAGTGCCAGAAGATATAAAAGTTATGCCAGTGGATTGGGGATATGCTAGTGAACATGAAGAGGAATTACGAGATGGATTCAGAGAAATCATGCAAGGAAAGTAGCTACTTTATGAAAAGTGTTTTTATAAAATTACGGTCTGAATCTCAGACCGTAATTCTATTTATGATAGGGATCCTCATAAGTTTATTTGTTTTATATCCTTTTTTAGTATTATTGATAAAAAGCTTGATGAATGAGGGACGTATTACTTTAGATGTATATATAAGAATTTTAAAAGATCAAGAGACCTATAAAGCTATAGGAAATACGATTTATGTTTCTTTAGGGGTTACTTTATTGACAAGTTTATTTGGTGGTACTTTAGCTTGGTTAGTGACAAGAACAGATTATGTTTATAAAGAGGCAATAAAAAAGTTAGCTTTTTTAACTTTTATGATGCCATCCTATGTCATTGCTATTTCATGGATAGAATTCTTTGGAAGAAATGGTTATTGGAATCGTATTTTAAGAAATATATTTGGAATTTATGAATATAGATTTATTCCTTATTCTTTAGAAGCTGTAATCCTTGTCATGTCTATTCATCTATATCCATTAGTATTTATGGCAATAGCCAACGCCTTAGGAAAGACGGATCCTTCTTTAGAGGATGCGGCAGTTATGAGTGGTGCTAGTAGATTAAAAGCAGTTATTACTATCACATTACCTTTAACGATACCTAGCTTTATAGCTATAGGATTATTAGTATTTAGTCGTACTATGGCAAACTTCGGGGTTGCTGCAGTATTAGCATTGCCAGTAGGAGAAGAGGTATTGACAACGAGAATATATAGTGGGTTGACGAACTTAGATTTACAGCTTGCTATAGCAATTTCTGTTATCTTAGTTATTTTTTCTGGAATTGTTTTTTTTATGAACAATGTCTTAATGAGAAAGAGAAGATTTACAACTATGACAGCAAACGCACAAAAGGCAAAGCTTATCCCATTAGGAAAATGGAAAAATAGTATTGTATTTTTTGTCATTTTATTTCAAAGTATTACGACAATCATTCCATTAATAGTGATTGTAACATCTTCTTTTTTAAAGAGATGGGGATTGACACTTACATTAGATCATTTAACTTTAAATAATTATGTAGTTTTGTTATTTAAAAATCAGTTAACTAGAGGTGCCTTTAAAAATAGTATTTTTTATGGATGTATTGGAGCAAGTATTGCTGCAGGGGTAGGAGGGGTTGTTTCATATATTTCTAATAAAACAGATTTAAACGGAAGAAAATTAGTAGAATTTATTGTAACTTGGCCAATGGCGTTTCCTAATATGGTTTTGGCTGTTGCTGCAACCCTTGCATGGATGCATCCACCTTTTAAATTATATGGTACACGATGGATTATTATAGTGACTTATATAGCATTGTTTTTGCCTATTATTATAAAAAATGTCAGTGGACTTATTCAAAATCAGGATGTTTTTATTGAAAAAGCAGGAAGAATGTGTGGGGCTTCTAATATTAGGGTCTTCAAAGATATTACTTTACCGATGATTATGCCAGGCCTTCGGTCAGGATGGATTTTAGCCTTTTTAATAGCATTAAGAGAAATCCCTATTTCCCTTTTGCTCTATTCACCAGGAACGGAGACGATAGGTGTGATGCTTTTTGGGCTTAAATCTAATTCTTATGGATTGGAAATGACATCAACGCTGGCAGTAGTAATTATAGGGATGACTATTATTGGGCATGTCTTACTCAAAAAAGTTAAAGGTTTAAAGATGGAGGTAGAAAAATGATCCAAGCAACAATAAGAAAATTATCCAAGAGATATGGAAAAGTTATGGCTATCAATGCCTTAGATTTAGATATTTATAAGGGAGAAATGTTGACTATTGTTGGGCCAAGTGGATGTGGAAAGAGTACACTCCTATCTTGTATTGCAGGGCTAGAAAAGGTGGATGATGGAGAAATTACTATTGCAGATGAATTGGTATCTTCAAAGGACTATTTTAAATTGCCAGAAAAAAGACAAATAGGACTGGTTTTTCAAAATTATGCCCTGTGGCCCCATAAAAATGTTTTTGAGAATATTGCTTATCCATTAAGGATAAAAAAAGAATGTAAGGATAGGATTAAAAATGAAGTAGCAAAAGTGGTAAGTATTGTACGATTAGTGGGGAAAGAAAGGTGTTACCCCCATGAATTAAGTGGAGGAGAGCAGCAAAGAGTAGCATTAGCAAGAGCATTAGTAATGAATCCAAAGATCTTATTGTTAGATGAGCCTTTATCTAATTTAGATGCAAAATTAAGAGAAGAGATGCAGTATGAAATAAAGAGAATACAAAAGGATATGAATATTACAATCATACATGTTACACATGATCAATATGAAGCTATGGGTATATCTGATAGAATTGCAGTGATGAATGGAGGAAATCTTATTCAAATAGGTACGCCTGAGGAGATTTATGAAAATCCTAAAACGGAATTTGTAGCAAAATTTATTGGAAAGGCAAATATTATCTACAATTATGTGAATAGACGTGATAAATACAGTTGTTTAGAATTATTTAAAAATGTTTTTATAGAAAATAAAGATGAAATAAAAGAGTATGGAAAAGAAATAATTTTATCCATTAGACCAGAGGATATTTTTCTGCAAAAAGATCAAGGAATGTGTAAAGGTGTGATTATAAAAACATTTTATAGAGGAAATATGATTGAGTATAGGATACAGGTAGAAAACAAAAATTTAATGGTACAAACGAGTAATAAGGAACAATATGAAGTAGGAGAAGAAGTTTGGGTGAATATTGAGCAAGTAAAAATTTTAAAAGATGAGTGTAAATAAAAGTAAAAAAACAAAATAATGGGCAAGATTAGCTCTATACATTTAAAAGATAAAGTATGTTATACTGATTTATATAATAGATAGTGGAAAAATGTTTTGTGAATTGGATAGGGAGGAGTGTTTACATGAAAAAATTATTATCTTTCATGATGATTTTTTTATTACTTTTTAGTGTTATAGGATGTTCAAAAGAAGAAGCTACAGATGAAAATGTAAAACAGGAAAAAGTGATAGAAAAAGAAGTTGTAAAGATTGCAGGACTTAAGGGTCCTACTTCTATTGGTATGATAAAAATGTTTGAGGAAAAACCTATATTAGGAGAAAACATAGATTCAGCGTATGAAGTTGCAGGCACACCTAATTTATTAGTTTCAAAGCTTCTATCAAAAGAAGTTGATTTTGCAGCTCTTCCTACTAATGTAGCTGCAAAGCTTTATAATAAAGGGGCAGGTTACAAATTAGCTGCTGTGAATACCTTAGGGGTTTTGTATGTAATGACTCAAGGGGAAGAGATAACTCGGTGGGATGATTTAAAAGGGAAGAAGATTAATATGATTACAAAAGGGTCAAACCCGGATGTGGTATTTAAATATTTGTTAAAAAAGAATGGATTAGATCCAGAAAAAGATGTGACGCTAGATTATACATTATCTCATGCTGAACTTGCACAGGCTATGGCTGCTGGAAAAGTAGATATATCAGTACTTCCTGAGCCATTTGTAACAATGGTTAGTATGAAAAATAAAAATGCAAAAATTGTGATGAATATTCAAGATGAATGGAAAAATGTATTAGGAGCAGGTGCAGGTTTAGTACAAGGGTGTTTAGTTGTAAGGGAAGAATTTGCACAAAAAAATCCGGAAGTTGTAAAAAACTTTTTAGCAGAATATGAAAAAAGTATTCATTGGGTAAATGAAAACACGTCAGAAGCTGGGAAATTAGTCGAAAAACATGGTATTGGCATGAAAGCTAAAATGGCTGAATTAGCTATTCCAAGATGCAATATTGTTTTTAAGGATGCAAAAGAGTCACAAAAAACTGTAGAAAAATTTTTGGAATTACTTTATGATTTTTCACCAAAAGATGTGGGAGGAAAACTTCCTGATGAAAATTTTTACTATAATCAAAAATAAATTTCCAACCATTTTATCCATATTGATTTTGACATTTACTTGGAAAATCATCTCCGAAATAATTGATTCGGAGATGATTCTTCCTTCTCCTGAAGTTACCTGTAAAGCGATGTTTCTTCTTATAAAGTCTGAAGCTTTTTTTAAAATAGTTATGATGACTATAAAAAGAGGATGTATAGGATTTTTTTTATCTTGTACTTTAGGGTTAGGAGTAGGACTATTAACAGGAAGCAATTTGTTTTTAGAAAAGTTAATGGAACCTATTTTAGTTGTTATTAAGTCTACTCCTGTTATGTCTATTATTATCCTTGCACTCATATGGTTTAAAACAGATGATGTACCTATTTTTGTTAGTTTTTTAGTTGCTTTTCCTATCATATGTGTCAATGTTTCTGAAGGAATAAAAAATGTAGATAGGAAGTTTTTAGAGATGGCAAAAATATATCATGTGAAAAAATATAGAGTGATAGTAGAAATTTATTTACCAGCCATTGCTTCTTATTTTATGGCAGGAATTTCTACTGCGATGGGAATAGGATGGAAGGCTGTTATTGCAGCGGAAGTTTTAAGTCAGCCAACATTTGCTATAGGGACAAGTCTTTATAATTCAAAGGTTTATATTGAAACAGAAAATGTCCTTGCATGGACAGTTATTGCTGTATTTTTAAGCTTTATATTTGAAAAAATCATAAGAATTATAGAACAAAAGATGATTAAATGGAGAGGTTGAAATGACCCTTAAAATTCAGAAGTTATATAAAAAATATAAAAATCTTATGGTATTTGAAGATTTTAATATGAGTATACCTAAACAAAAAATTAGTTGCATTTTAGGGCCATCAGGATGTGGTAAAACTACTTTGTTAAATATGATGAGTGGAATCGTTAAAGGGGAAGCGGGAGAGTTTATAGGATTTGATCAAAATGCAATGGGTTATCTTTTTCAGGAACCAAGACTTCTCCCTTGGAAAAGCGTATGGGGAAATATTGAATTTATACTAAAAGATATTTATCCAAAGGAAGAAAGAAAAAAAATTGTATTGAAGTATTTAAATATGGTAAATCTTGAAGGCTTTGAAGATTATTATCCAAAAGATCTTAGTGGTGGGATGATGCAAAGAGTGGCTATCGCTAGAGCTTTTGCTTATCCCTCCGATATTTTGTTGATGGATGAGCCTTTTAAGGGGTTAGACATAAAGACGAAAGAAGTACTCATTCATGCTTTTGTTAAATTGTGGATGGAGGATTTGCGAACGGTTATTTTTGTAACTCATGATGTTGATGAAGCGCTACTTTTAGGGGATAAGATTTATCTATTTAGTAATCTTCCTGTAAAAATAAAAAATTGTTTTGAATTAAATATTTCAAAGGAGAAAAGAGATTTACAAAATGAAAAGATATTGATTATGAAAAAGAAAATAAATAAAGAATTTAAATAGATGAATAAATAGTTTATAGAAAGATTTAAAATATAAAATCTATATTGACGGTTTTGAAATGTAATGATATAATAATCTAGAATTAAATATGGAAATTGCATTAGGTACCTTTTCTAAGGTTTAATAGGGAAGTGCGGTGAAAATCCGACACAGCCCCCGCTACTGTAAATGATGACGAAACCTCAAATAATTCACTGTGAAAATGGGAAGGATGGAGGGAATAGGAAGATTCATGAGTCAGGAGACCTGCCTATTGTGTATGTGACTACCTTCGGTGGGAAGGCAAGGAATAAAGTAGAACTTCGCATATAAAATTATATGAAGTATATTTTGCCCTGTCTTTTGACAGGGCTTTATTTATTTATGGAAAGGAGGCTCGTAAGAATGAATAAATTAGTTGATGGATTAACCACATTGATTCCTTCCGCGTTAGATGATATGTATTCGGATAATCATATTAGATTATTAAAATTTGTTTCTTATGGGCACTTTCCAGAACCACCTAATCAAATTCAAATTGTATAAAAATCGTATATTTATTTGAATTTGAAAGGAGAAATGAAGATGGTGGTTAATATGTCTATGTATAAAAGATTAAGAAACAATAGCAGAGTTATAACAGGAAATATGAAAGCAGATAAGATTTATAAGAATTTATTTATTCAAAAGTCTGTAAAAAGCAAAAGAGAATTAAAAAAAGTTTTTTGGAAGGAATTAAAACTATCTTTTTTAAATGATGAAAGTCCCATTAAAAACCTCATATATAGATAAAAAAAAAGAGCCTAAGGTGTGGGCTCTTTTTTTACATCTTTACGAGGAATATATATCTGAAAATTCAATATTGATTATTTCTGTATGAGTGGCTTTGGAATAATCTAAGTCATAATTTTTTATTGTATCTCCATGAACAGGGATCTTTTTTACTGGAAGGGTTATGATAAATTCACTGCCCTGTCCATATTCACTTTTTGCTATAATCTTACCACCATGCATGTGTACTAGTGATTTTACAAGGGATAACCCCATACCACTTCCTTCATGATTTCTTGTAAGAGATTTATCCACTTGTCTGAATGGATCAAATATTAATTCTAATTTGTCCTTTGGAATACCCACACCTGTGTCTTTTACCGATAGGATGATTTCTTTTTCAGAAGCGTCCATATGCACCATTATTTTGCCGTTTTCTTTTATGAATTTTACTGCATTAGATAATAGATTTAATAGAATTCTTTCAATAGCATTAAGGTCTACTGCTGTGATAAGTTCTTCTGTATTTGTATCAAATAAAAGCTCTATATGATTGTTTTTTATATACTCTGCAACAGACATTGTAATATTTTCAATGACACTTATGATATTGCAGTTTTGTAAATTCAATTTCAAATAACCAGAATCTATTTTAGTTACATCTATCAAGTTATTGGTTAGCTTTAATAATCTATTAGAGTTTTGTTTTAAAATATTTAGGCGTTGATACATAGAGGTATCAAGAAATATTTCATTATTTTTCATTTCTAATTCTAATAATTGAACAACACTAGAAATAAGATTAATAGGTGTTTTAATTTCATGGGATAGGTTTGCAAAAAATTCAGTTCGTAGTAGATCAAACTCAATAGTTTCTTTTAATCTCTTTTCTTTTTCTTCCACTTCTTTTTGTAGATTTACTATTTTTTTTCTCTCTGAAATATCTCTAAAAACCACTAGAATTTCAGTATTTTCATTATAAGGAATGAAGGAAGAAACAGTTTCCATGTATAAAGTGTTACCATCAATTGTTCTTATGAATTTTTCTTCTGTTAAATCTATAGAACCTGTTCTATCTATTTTTTTTAAGTTTTCTTTAAATGATGGACGATAGTCTGGATGTGGGACAAATAATTCATGCATTTTCTTTCCAATGATTTCTTTTGGATTTTCAAAGCCAAAATATTTTGCTGCTGTTGTATTGGCAAACAATATAGTATCTTTATTCCGTACACTAATGCCATAAGGACAAAGATCTATGAGGAGTCTATATCTTTCTTCACTTTCCTTAAGATTTTTTTCGATACTTTTACGTTTTTGGATATCTTCCTCAAGTTTTATATTCATAGCTGTTAATTGGGCAGTTCGTGATGTAACTATTTTTTCAAGATTGGCATTATGATTTTTTAATAAAGATTCAGATTCTCTTTTTTTCAACTCTTTCGAAATCATGCTAGAAAGAATAGTAGATATTTGAACATAATAATCTATATAAGATTGTAACTGTTCTTTAGTAATAATAGGGACACGTGATAGTGATTTAAGATATGCACTTTCGTCAAAATTGAAGGTTTGTGCCTGTTTGCGAAAATACGCTATATCAGGATGACTTAAAAAAAACTGACCCAAAACCAGAGTAGCAATATGCTCATCTTTAACAATAACAGGAATAAAAGCATCCATTAATCCATTTTCACATTGATAAATACCATATTTTTCTACAGGATTGAATCTGTCTTTAATGGACAAATCGCTTTTTTTACATCTTGAAGCACTTTTCGGATTGATTCTATGAAATTTTGTACAAATATCTTGCCACCCTATACTACTTAAAATATTTCCATCAAGATCAAGAAGTGTGTAAGGAACTTTTGAGATGTTGTAAAAAGACTCCATAAGTCTTTGAAATTGTTTAAGATCTATGAGATCAGTAAATGTATATTTCATAATGGCCACTCCTTGGGAAAGATTTATTGATTATTATTATATATGAAACGATGAATAATAATATTAAAAATGTGATTTATTCTATTTTATTGCATATGATTGTCATAATTTGTAGAAATCTGCAAAAATATTTAAAAATTTTTAAATAAAATAAGCCCTCACTATGTGAGGACTTTAATTTATCATTCTTTTTCAAAACTTCCACAATCTGTACATTCTTTGCATGTAGCAGTTGCTTCGTGTTTTACAACTTCGATGTGATTAAGGGTACATTGAGGCATAGATTTTGCGTGATGACGACATTCAGTTACATTACATCCAATGCTATTGTTTCCTTGCATGAGTAGTTCACCTCCTTGAATAGTACAAGAATAGTTTGTGAAAAATGAAAGAAAATTATGCAAATAAAATAGTATTCCACTAGATGATAAAAATTATTATAAGATAATAAAAATCATTTAAATAAAAATATGTTTTATGTTTATATTGTTTTATAAATTCATAGAATATAAGTAGAAGATGACAACATGGAATCTTTATTTACTTATTTTTACAGTTGTAAATATTGAAATAAATATAAAGCTGTGCTATCCTAAAATTTAGGAGATGATAAAATGGCTAGTAGTATAATAGAATGGATGATTTATTCAATACTTGAGATGTTTTCATGTATTTTTCCAGATATTATTTTTAATCATTTAGAAAAACCATTTCAATCTAATATAAAATGAGAAGGAAATTTTCAATAGTTACATAGGTGTTAACGTTGAAATAAATATAAATATATGCTATAGTAACATTTGTAAAAGTAAGCTATAAGGGAGTAGTCATGGGAAGTTCCCATAAATATGAATCAACATAATGGTGAAAATACCTGGTTCTATTTGCTTTAGTATTTAAAGGGGCGAGACTTATAGTTTAATAAAGCTATTTTTACATAGCTTTATTAAACTATGGGTTTCGCTTTTTTAGTTGATAAAAAGGAGGACGAAAAATGTTTCAAGAAATGATCAAATCACTATTTTTAATATTCATAGCAGAGATGGGAGATAAAACACAGATTCTGGCTATGGCTTTTGCAACAAGATTTAAGGTGTATGAAGTATTAGTAGGAGTATTTATAGGTTCCCTTTTAAACCATGGTATTGCTGTAGCTTTAGGATCTTATTTATCTAATTTGATTCCCATAGAGACCATTCAAATGATTGCAGGATTTTTATTTATTGGTTTTGCCCTTTGGACATTGAAGATGGATGAAGATGAGGATGAAGAAAATAAGGGAAAAAATTTTGGCCCCGTTTTAACAGTTGCTTTAGCTTTTTTTATTGGAGAGCTTGGAGATAAGACACAACTTACAGCCATTACTTTATCTGTAGATGCACATTTTCCAGTATTTGTTTTGTTGGGAACTGTCACAGGAATGGTATTAACCAGTGCATTGGGTATTTTTGTAGGAAGTAAAATTGGTGAGAAGGTTCCAGAATTTGCAATGAAATTAATTGCAGCAGGGATATTTATGATTTTCGGTATAGGAAAATTGTATAGCACACTGCCAAAGGAATATCTAACTCCTGCGAATATAAGCATATTTTTTAGTGTGATTATGGTGAGTACATATCTGCTATTAAAACCTACTTTAAAGCTAAGAAAACAAGGTGAATTATCTACTTTTAAAGAAACGGCCATAACCCTTTATGAATATACTCATAAAATCAAAGAAAGCGTTGATGAGATTTGTTTAGGAGAGGATACTTGTAAAAAATGTGAAGGAAAAGGATGTATTATTGGGTACACTAAAAATTTAATGGAACATATAGGAGAGAGAGAAAAGGAGATTTCTTTTATAAACCCACAGGATTTTTCTAAAAGTCTTAAAAAGGATTTTGATGAAGAAAAAGTCATAGAGAGTTTGAGTATGACCATGGTTTATTTAATGAATGATGATCAGGGAGATCCTATGAAGGATATAAGCATTCATAAAGTTAGAGAAACATTAGAAATGATTTTATTTAAGCAGACGTTAGATTATAATGGAAATATGAATCAATATTATGAGAATTTAAGAACAATAAATAAGCGTATTGGAGACAAGCTCATAAAAAGGGTAAAAGAATTAACTGAATAGTTTCACGTGAAATACTTATAATTGTCACAGAATTGTCACATTGGATGGATATAATAAACTCATCAAAGGAAATAAAAATAAAAAAAGGAGATGAGTGTATATGAAAAAAAGAATGATGACGCTAATGTTAGGAGCACTTTTGGTGGTAGGGAGTATAAGTTTTGCATTTGCTGCTGAGGGGGATACACAAACAAGTAATGATACTTATGGAAGAGGAAATGGAATGAGATTATCCACACAAAATCTTTCAGTAGAGGAGTTGTTGAAGGTTAAGCTAGAGAGAATTGATACGCTTGTAAAGAGCGGAAGATTTACAAAAGAAAAAGGAGAAGAATATAAAAAAATTATTACAGATAGAATGAAGGATTGTACTACTGTAGGAGAAAATAGAGACAAGAATGAACGATTAGGTATTGGCTTTGGTCAAGGACAAGGTTTTGGCCAAGGAAGAGGTGCAAAAGATGGATCTGGTAGAGGTAGAGGTCGAGGAATGGGAGCTTGTATAAGTACTCCAACTCAATCATAATTAAACTTAAAAGGAGCAGAGCTTATTCTTCTGCTCTTTTTATTTACCTTTTCATATAGAAAATAAGTTGAAATAATTGGATATATATTGAAGTAAGTAATGTTAAATAATATATGTGAATTAATTTTAGAATAATATAGATGTTCCTTTACAGGGCATCTATATTATTTTAATATATTTAAATTTAATATATAGTTATACCTAACCGTATGGTATTGCACTTATAAGTTATTATCAAATTTGTGTATAATAAAAATAAATGGGTTTGAGGGGTGAGACGGATGGAGCAAGAAAAAATTCTAATTGTTGAAGATGAAAGCAGAATGAGAAGACTTGTAGGAGATTATTTAAAAAGAGAAGGTTATCATGTACTAGAAGCGGAAGATGGAAAAGAAGGACTTAGATTCTTTGAAAAAGAGGATATAGATTTGGTCATTTTGGATATTATGATGCCGAAAATTGATGGTTGGACGGTTTGTAGAGAAATAAGAAAAGTGTCTAATACACCTATTGTCATTCTTACAGCAAGAAGTGAAGAGTCTGATGAATTATTTGGGTTTGAATTGGGAGCAGACGAATATGTGACAAAGCCTTTTCGACCAAAAGTCTTAGTAGCAAGAGTAAAAGCGTTATTAAAGAGAAAACAGACAAAAGAACAGGGAATTATGGTTTTCGATAGTTTAAAAATTGATACAAATGCCCATCGAGTTATACTCTATGAAAAAGAAATAGAAATAACGCCTAAAGAATATGAACTCCTAATTTTTTTAGCAAATCATCAAGGAAAGGCATTGAGCAGAGAACAGATTTTAGATGGGGTGTGGGGATATGATTATTATGGAGATTTACGAACTGTGGATACACATATTAAAAGGCTTAGGATAAAACTTCATGAGCAGAGCAATCTTATTCAAACTGTAAGGGGTGTTGGATATA is part of the Crassaminicella profunda genome and encodes:
- a CDS encoding PocR ligand-binding domain-containing protein, which gives rise to MKYTFTDLIDLKQFQRLMESFYNISKVPYTLLDLDGNILSSIGWQDICTKFHRINPKSASRCKKSDLSIKDRFNPVEKYGIYQCENGLMDAFIPVIVKDEHIATLVLGQFFLSHPDIAYFRKQAQTFNFDESAYLKSLSRVPIITKEQLQSYIDYYVQISTILSSMISKELKKRESESLLKNHNANLEKIVTSRTAQLTAMNIKLEEDIQKRKSIEKNLKESEERYRLLIDLCPYGISVRNKDTILFANTTAAKYFGFENPKEIIGKKMHELFVPHPDYRPSFKENLKKIDRTGSIDLTEEKFIRTIDGNTLYMETVSSFIPYNENTEILVVFRDISERKKIVNLQKEVEEKEKRLKETIEFDLLRTEFFANLSHEIKTPINLISSVVQLLELEMKNNEIFLDTSMYQRLNILKQNSNRLLKLTNNLIDVTKIDSGYLKLNLQNCNIISVIENITMSVAEYIKNNHIELLFDTNTEELITAVDLNAIERILLNLLSNAVKFIKENGKIMVHMDASEKEIILSVKDTGVGIPKDKLELIFDPFRQVDKSLTRNHEGSGMGLSLVKSLVHMHGGKIIAKSEYGQGSEFIITLPVKKIPVHGDTIKNYDLDYSKATHTEIINIEFSDIYSS
- a CDS encoding DUF1540 domain-containing protein; this encodes MQGNNSIGCNVTECRHHAKSMPQCTLNHIEVVKHEATATCKECTDCGSFEKE
- a CDS encoding TMEM165/GDT1 family protein produces the protein MFQEMIKSLFLIFIAEMGDKTQILAMAFATRFKVYEVLVGVFIGSLLNHGIAVALGSYLSNLIPIETIQMIAGFLFIGFALWTLKMDEDEDEENKGKNFGPVLTVALAFFIGELGDKTQLTAITLSVDAHFPVFVLLGTVTGMVLTSALGIFVGSKIGEKVPEFAMKLIAAGIFMIFGIGKLYSTLPKEYLTPANISIFFSVIMVSTYLLLKPTLKLRKQGELSTFKETAITLYEYTHKIKESVDEICLGEDTCKKCEGKGCIIGYTKNLMEHIGEREKEISFINPQDFSKSLKKDFDEEKVIESLSMTMVYLMNDDQGDPMKDISIHKVRETLEMILFKQTLDYNGNMNQYYENLRTINKRIGDKLIKRVKELTE
- a CDS encoding response regulator transcription factor; its protein translation is MEQEKILIVEDESRMRRLVGDYLKREGYHVLEAEDGKEGLRFFEKEDIDLVILDIMMPKIDGWTVCREIRKVSNTPIVILTARSEESDELFGFELGADEYVTKPFRPKVLVARVKALLKRKQTKEQGIMVFDSLKIDTNAHRVILYEKEIEITPKEYELLIFLANHQGKALSREQILDGVWGYDYYGDLRTVDTHIKRLRIKLHEQSNLIQTVRGVGYRFEVKK